A DNA window from Actinomycetota bacterium contains the following coding sequences:
- a CDS encoding PadR family transcriptional regulator: MKNKTKSGADSQTNYGLMDTKGRKGALPDLKKHWIFGKRSFHLWTGSRHINPLVNMVMARGGLLPLLAIHFLFQKDMYGNEIINHIKSKTSMAWSPKPGTIYPLLKELEEEKLVIGYWDTGQKRARKIYSLTARGKKEYRLLKPLFEPQLKQSIEIFNKLYIDLFSTEEGREKKYEK; encoded by the coding sequence ATGAAGAATAAAACGAAATCAGGGGCAGATAGCCAGACTAATTACGGCTTAATGGATACCAAAGGCCGGAAGGGAGCCCTGCCGGATTTAAAAAAACACTGGATATTTGGCAAAAGAAGTTTTCATCTTTGGACCGGCAGCCGCCATATTAACCCACTAGTCAATATGGTTATGGCCAGGGGCGGGCTGCTACCCCTTTTGGCCATTCACTTTCTTTTTCAAAAGGACATGTATGGAAATGAAATAATAAATCATATCAAAAGCAAGACCAGTATGGCTTGGAGTCCCAAACCAGGCACCATATACCCTCTATTAAAGGAGCTGGAGGAAGAAAAATTGGTAATTGGATACTGGGATACCGGACAGAAGAGGGCCCGGAAAATATATAGTTTAACCGCCAGGGGCAAAAAAGAATACCGGCTGTTAAAACCATTATTTGAGCCACAATTAAAACAATCAATTGAAATTTTTAATAAACTCTACATAGACCTATTTTCTACTGAAGAAGGCAGGGAAAAAAAATATGAAAAATAA
- a CDS encoding efflux RND transporter periplasmic adaptor subunit, with protein sequence MKNKKKYLHLFMALTTLLVLALSSCSQETTNQLDTFTVTKGSIRQMVTSTGYIESSQIKNYSLQSAGEVLQAAEKGHVFSKDDVLFEVDNTLTHLTLAQAEANLSISESSLSQAKISLQQALDNNHIAVQLAQENQELAQQSAANALIALQDSRKLADKSNSYARSAVDSAQQAVNIAQVTVEAAQQAASDAANILKEAEEDPLFGDTQIAQYEANLNAAQSNLESALAQSQSAQLQAEAAQESYEQAKTQSSSQTHSAQGAYEQAQINQSITYWSTLGETQNTQKQILMAQQSILQAEQQLELAKINIEMVELDLDQNKVIAPFDGIVVSAPFSEGELASPGMSVISIIDHNFIIKSSIDETDISKLELGQQVTFTLDAFYGQQYTGKITNISPLSENMGGLVSFAIEVTPDQTQDLLFGLSANLTIITQQADDVLIAPVSAVYDIDGKQYVDLQKDEQVERAEIETGIFDYEYIEIKAGLKEGDIIVTSRIEND encoded by the coding sequence ATGAAAAATAAGAAGAAATATTTACACCTTTTTATGGCATTAACCACTCTACTGGTTCTAGCCTTGAGCTCCTGCAGCCAGGAAACAACCAACCAACTGGACACTTTTACCGTAACCAAAGGCAGCATCAGGCAAATGGTTACTTCTACCGGTTATATAGAATCCAGCCAGATTAAAAATTATTCCCTACAGTCGGCAGGAGAGGTGCTGCAAGCGGCGGAAAAAGGCCATGTTTTTTCAAAAGATGATGTGCTGTTTGAAGTAGACAACACCTTGACCCACCTGACTCTGGCCCAGGCTGAGGCCAATCTCTCCATTTCTGAAAGCTCGCTGTCCCAAGCAAAAATAAGTTTGCAGCAGGCATTGGATAATAACCATATTGCAGTACAGCTAGCCCAGGAAAACCAGGAACTAGCCCAGCAAAGCGCTGCTAATGCCCTGATTGCTTTGCAGGACAGCCGGAAATTAGCAGATAAATCCAACTCTTATGCCCGGTCTGCAGTGGATAGCGCCCAGCAGGCTGTAAACATTGCCCAGGTTACTGTAGAGGCAGCACAGCAGGCCGCATCTGATGCAGCCAATATTTTAAAAGAAGCAGAGGAGGATCCCCTTTTTGGTGATACCCAGATTGCTCAATATGAAGCTAACCTAAATGCAGCACAGTCCAATCTGGAAAGTGCCCTGGCCCAGAGCCAATCAGCACAGCTGCAGGCAGAAGCTGCCCAGGAAAGCTATGAACAGGCAAAAACCCAGTCCAGCTCCCAAACCCACAGCGCACAGGGAGCTTATGAGCAGGCACAAATCAATCAGAGCATTACATACTGGTCTACCCTGGGCGAGACCCAAAATACCCAGAAACAGATACTAATGGCCCAACAGTCCATACTGCAAGCTGAGCAGCAGTTGGAGCTGGCTAAAATAAATATAGAAATGGTGGAGTTGGATTTAGACCAGAACAAAGTCATAGCCCCTTTTGACGGAATAGTAGTTTCTGCCCCCTTCTCCGAAGGCGAACTGGCTTCCCCTGGTATGAGCGTCATATCCATCATTGACCACAACTTTATCATAAAATCCAGTATAGACGAGACCGATATATCCAAGTTGGAACTGGGCCAGCAAGTCACTTTTACCCTGGATGCTTTTTACGGCCAGCAATACACCGGCAAAATTACCAATATTTCTCCCCTGTCAGAAAATATGGGGGGGCTGGTTTCATTTGCCATTGAAGTTACTCCTGACCAAACCCAGGACCTTTTATTCGGGCTTTCTGCTAATCTTACCATTATAACCCAGCAAGCTGATGATGTTTTAATAGCTCCGGTAAGCGCAGTATATGATATCGATGGCAAACAGTATGTAGATCTTCAAAAAGATGAGCAGGTAGAGAGAGCAGAGATAGAAACAGGCATATTTGATTACGAATATATAGAAATCAAGGCAGGATTAAAGGAAGGAGATATAATAGTTACCTCCAGGATTGAAAATGACTAA
- a CDS encoding ABC transporter permease — protein sequence MQRIFENIKIAFQALALNKLRSFLTMLGIIIGVGAVVAMLSIGTGAQQMVLQNIQDIGSNLIIITPGSQDRDGGFEQMLGTVAQNQLKVKDAEAIELHSEYVEGAIPVILNSSVVSYMGKSLSASIYASSEKALDIYNFEMEEGRFYTTSDVANSGNTAVIGQTIIRELFGKRDPIGEVIKVDQKNFTVVGTIKEMGSNQFGQDQDNVISVPITTAQNKLYGLDYINLILAQSKSETVMDQATAEIKTILRRSHNLMPDQENDFTVQSQTQILDIVGTITNIFTITIAGIAAISLLVGGIGIMNIMLVSVTERTREIGIRKAVGAKNRDVLIQFLIESVVLSVSGGIVGIAFAVMVSALLNRFTVLTTSITAYPIILAISFSMVVGLFFGIYPAMRAAGLNPIDALRYE from the coding sequence ATGCAGAGAATTTTTGAAAATATCAAGATTGCTTTTCAAGCCCTGGCCTTGAATAAATTAAGGTCTTTTTTAACCATGCTGGGAATAATTATTGGAGTAGGCGCAGTTGTAGCCATGCTCTCTATCGGTACCGGAGCCCAGCAGATGGTACTTCAGAACATTCAGGACATAGGTTCCAACCTTATAATAATTACCCCCGGCTCCCAGGACCGGGACGGAGGTTTTGAACAGATGCTGGGAACGGTAGCCCAAAACCAGTTAAAAGTTAAAGATGCAGAAGCTATAGAGCTTCATTCGGAATACGTGGAAGGGGCTATTCCCGTTATATTGAATTCATCAGTGGTAAGCTATATGGGTAAAAGCTTGAGCGCCAGTATTTATGCTTCTTCAGAAAAAGCTTTGGATATCTATAATTTTGAAATGGAGGAAGGCCGTTTTTATACCACCAGTGATGTGGCTAATTCCGGCAATACCGCAGTAATCGGCCAGACCATAATCAGGGAATTATTTGGGAAAAGAGACCCCATAGGGGAAGTAATTAAGGTTGACCAGAAAAATTTTACAGTAGTGGGGACTATTAAAGAGATGGGTTCCAATCAATTTGGGCAGGACCAGGATAATGTAATATCAGTTCCCATAACCACTGCCCAGAATAAACTTTACGGCCTTGATTATATAAACCTGATTTTAGCCCAGAGCAAAAGTGAAACCGTTATGGACCAAGCTACGGCAGAGATTAAAACCATTCTTAGAAGATCACATAACCTCATGCCTGATCAAGAAAATGACTTCACCGTTCAGAGCCAAACCCAGATTTTGGATATAGTAGGTACCATTACCAATATTTTCACCATTACTATTGCCGGGATAGCTGCCATTTCACTGTTGGTGGGAGGCATTGGCATCATGAACATAATGCTGGTTTCAGTAACCGAAAGAACCAGGGAGATTGGCATAAGAAAAGCAGTAGGGGCTAAAAACCGGGACGTGCTTATACAGTTTCTAATAGAAAGCGTAGTACTGAGTGTAAGCGGAGGAATAGTAGGTATAGCATTTGCAGTAATGGTATCAGCATTACTTAACCGGTTTACAGTACTAACTACTTCAATAACTGCCTACCCCATCATACTAGCCATAAGCTTTTCCATGGTAGTGGGACTGTTCTTCGGCATATACCCTGCCATGAGAGCAGCCGGGCTCAACCCTATAGACGCATTAAGATATGAATAG
- a CDS encoding ABC transporter ATP-binding protein: MTNIISIEDIHKTYSIGKIKVKALRGVDLAINEGEFVTVMGPSGSGKSTLMNILGCLDIPTSGKYFLDQTDVSKLNDSQLAEIRNSKIGFVFQTFNLLSRSNVYRNVELPLVYSKNTKDRHQRIMEAIESVGLTPWVKHRPNELSGGQKQRVAIARALINNPAVILADEPTGNLDSVTGEEIISIFQKLNHKGKTILLVTHEMDIARHTQKIIYLRDGRIYKHEQVEKPIDADQRLKEMPKLEDEVK, translated from the coding sequence ATGACTAATATCATAAGCATTGAAGATATACATAAAACATACAGCATAGGCAAAATTAAGGTGAAAGCCCTAAGGGGGGTAGACTTGGCTATCAATGAAGGCGAATTTGTTACCGTAATGGGTCCTTCCGGCAGCGGAAAGTCAACACTTATGAATATATTGGGGTGCCTGGATATTCCTACATCTGGTAAATATTTTCTGGACCAGACGGATGTAAGCAAATTAAATGACAGTCAACTGGCAGAAATACGCAATAGCAAGATTGGCTTTGTATTCCAAACCTTTAACCTTCTATCCCGCTCCAATGTATACCGGAATGTAGAGCTGCCCCTGGTATATTCCAAGAATACTAAAGACCGGCACCAGAGAATAATGGAAGCCATAGAATCGGTGGGATTAACCCCCTGGGTTAAGCACAGGCCCAATGAACTATCGGGAGGCCAGAAGCAAAGGGTGGCTATTGCTAGGGCCCTTATCAATAATCCTGCTGTCATACTGGCTGATGAACCTACCGGTAACCTTGATTCAGTTACAGGGGAGGAGATAATATCCATATTCCAAAAATTAAACCATAAGGGCAAAACCATATTGCTGGTCACCCATGAGATGGATATAGCCAGGCATACACAAAAGATTATTTATTTAAGGGATGGCAGAATATATAAACATGAACAGGTAGAAAAACCTATCGATGCAGACCAAAGGCTAAAAGAAATGCCCAAGCTTGAAGATGAGGTAAAATAA
- the eno gene encoding phosphopyruvate hydratase yields MSDWTTIIDVYAREILDSRGNPTVEVETVLECGAVGRAAVPSGASTGQFEAVELRDGDKARYMGLGVQKAVDNVNNIIAPELENMDAIFQREIDQLLIDMDGTPNKGKLGANATLGVSMAVAKAAAIALDIPLYKYIGGVNAHVLPSPMMNILNGGKHADNSVDLQEFMIMPLGASSFREALRMGAEVFHSLKAVLKSKGLSTSVGDEGGFAPNLDTNEDAIKYIIDAIEKAGYAPGKDVFIALDPAATEFYQDGKYNLSGEGKVLTPDQMVDYYQNLVEKYPIISIEDGMAEEDWDGWKALTERIGQKIQIVGDDLFVTNTSRLKKGIELKVTNSILIKVNQIGTLTETLEAIEMAKTAGYTAVVSHRSGETEDTTIADLVVGINAGQIKTGAPSRTDRVCKYNQLLRIEEELGDESRYLGLSSFYNIQR; encoded by the coding sequence ATGAGCGATTGGACTACTATTATTGATGTTTACGCCAGAGAAATTCTGGACTCCAGGGGCAACCCTACAGTGGAAGTGGAAACGGTTCTGGAATGCGGTGCAGTGGGTAGGGCTGCCGTACCTTCAGGAGCTTCCACCGGACAGTTTGAAGCAGTAGAGTTAAGAGACGGGGATAAAGCCCGTTATATGGGCCTGGGTGTCCAAAAGGCAGTGGATAATGTTAATAATATTATTGCCCCTGAGCTGGAAAATATGGATGCCATTTTTCAGAGAGAGATAGATCAGCTTTTAATTGATATGGATGGTACCCCCAATAAAGGCAAGTTAGGTGCCAATGCTACCCTGGGAGTATCCATGGCCGTAGCCAAGGCAGCAGCCATTGCCCTGGATATACCCCTTTACAAATACATAGGAGGGGTTAATGCCCATGTTCTTCCTTCCCCTATGATGAACATTTTAAATGGGGGAAAACACGCTGATAACAGTGTAGATTTACAGGAATTTATGATAATGCCCCTGGGGGCTAGTTCCTTCAGGGAGGCATTAAGGATGGGAGCAGAGGTGTTTCATTCCTTAAAAGCAGTATTAAAGAGTAAAGGCTTAAGCACATCCGTAGGTGATGAGGGCGGTTTCGCTCCTAACCTGGATACCAATGAAGATGCTATAAAATACATAATAGATGCTATTGAAAAAGCGGGATATGCTCCGGGAAAAGATGTATTTATCGCCCTGGATCCTGCTGCTACTGAATTTTACCAAGATGGCAAATATAACTTGAGCGGAGAGGGAAAAGTGCTAACCCCGGACCAGATGGTAGATTATTACCAGAATTTAGTGGAAAAATATCCCATAATTTCCATAGAAGACGGGATGGCTGAAGAGGATTGGGACGGTTGGAAGGCCTTAACTGAGCGTATAGGCCAGAAAATACAGATCGTAGGTGATGATTTGTTTGTAACCAATACTTCCAGGCTAAAGAAAGGCATAGAGCTTAAAGTCACTAATTCCATATTAATAAAGGTAAACCAGATAGGTACATTAACTGAAACCCTGGAGGCCATAGAAATGGCCAAAACTGCCGGATATACGGCAGTGGTATCCCATAGGTCCGGAGAGACAGAAGACACCACCATAGCTGATTTAGTGGTGGGGATAAATGCAGGACAGATAAAAACTGGAGCTCCTTCCAGGACAGACAGGGTATGCAAATACAATCAGCTGTTAAGGATTGAAGAAGAACTGGGTGATGAGTCCAGGTATCTAGGCTTAAGTTCTTTCTATAATATTCAGAGATAA